A stretch of the Streptomyces venezuelae genome encodes the following:
- a CDS encoding trypsin-like peptidase domain-containing protein has product MTTTGGSPTPDAALGSAIVRIAGPDGKVGGVGFLVAPDLALTCAHVVADALGLPREQVPAPTGALTLDRPLSGTPGTSGAAGTSSTAGPGAAEVAHWVPLRADGTGDIAVLRLRAPLPGEPSLAMASPPSVWQHPVRVAGFPASSPGGIWHAGRLRGPTAEGWVQLSGAHRQDVPVDKGFSGSPVWDEQTGAVVGMVVAAQLSGARQSFMIPTRTLIAEIPALEPVLSPVSPFRGLAAYREADADVYFGRDAEAADVTALLDSGTRPCVALVGPSGCGKSSLALAGVSPRLRARGHEVLVVRAAEGLPVRTALAAELARLTRPPRGTGPEPQTGPEPGVGPTELRELEESLARHGLAVAARLALGDHADRLLVVLDQAEAMLADPGRTDDDTAGLLFPEPHPPGLRVLLTLRADFLETALAHPVLGPALDRAAVRPLLPMSRAQMSEVILRPLSRTPGLSYDPGLVGRMLDDAGAEPGALPLLGFVLARLWDEQALGRLRFDSYEEIGGVRGALGRHAEAAWRDCVEEAERDEALRLLTALVRFLPGSEAPLRGVLTRADAGEERWRIAGRLAERRILVVGGDPERGQSVELAHEALIGAWPTLAHQVAQDREFLIWRAGFRRDLDRWHELDRAHDQLLTGVPLDDAVAHTRTRGDELTAEEREFLEASLERRALEASHAVRRRKINQMALAVLSILLVIAVLASWLLYGANGKLDEDLRRAASPQLAQLAGRLDDVSLTASALMSAAAYRTAPGPEAEAALFEQYVRMRHVEQIALEGRGAVRDAALSADGSRVTIGLHDGDVLRADLGTGAPRLSQIRTGTARLSTASPDGRTVAGSNPIGLITTGVQAADGSWRTVKLRTAEQAQHNARAATDLRFDDSGRRVLTAVPGEGVSVWEAAEGNRIGGILAPPAGWNVLHAWFGPGGDTVVGRIVPEGAAAGANGRLARWQLSDGRRDDQTWGTQETGPVSVSGDGSTLVRCTADGVLQAWDLTGQPKVKKQYSISQLGLVCPLYVPRLDRTGRFLLNPAQRFGATLGRYRFLVMDLQEGLPATLDLPAAAQQDEVIAGSAELPAISLAGPPDAMKVAVEVGATVVVAKVPRPTGFDSAMLTSLIRTMDADHGRVASIDADGKTLRLWDLASRRQLAALYPSAPLARNHPLFSPDGKRLLTVTADGLGVLVWDLNAAGGGPALAEVRRLKLPAPPGIDPARADPRTGRTPAGVNVWFDGDDHAVVSAVSYVSRWDLRSGARAGKTYQPPVQELVDISTRAATVFASARTGHEQAAVRTGGDEIQIWDFKEGKVVDTFTSDQGVPRQMAFDQTGRQLAVVTTSGALRVRDMDRKKWKTLAYQGVQWLNGFPSPDRLSTVATANSFTFWDVKRGKELFHFTPGYGAAGDWSADGSRLAWSEGSAVEVLLLDPEIWRKRACDLAARALTEGERRLLPAGSRTDACGKLKK; this is encoded by the coding sequence ATGACCACCACAGGAGGTTCGCCGACCCCGGACGCCGCGCTGGGCTCCGCGATCGTCCGTATCGCCGGCCCGGACGGGAAGGTCGGCGGCGTCGGCTTCCTCGTCGCCCCTGACCTCGCGCTGACCTGCGCGCATGTCGTCGCCGACGCGCTGGGACTGCCGCGCGAACAGGTCCCGGCGCCGACGGGCGCCCTGACCCTCGACCGGCCGCTCTCCGGGACCCCCGGGACCTCAGGCGCTGCCGGGACCTCGAGCACCGCCGGTCCGGGCGCGGCCGAGGTGGCGCACTGGGTCCCGTTACGGGCGGACGGCACCGGGGACATCGCCGTCCTGCGGCTGCGCGCCCCGCTCCCCGGCGAGCCCTCCCTCGCCATGGCCTCGCCGCCGAGCGTATGGCAGCACCCGGTGCGGGTGGCGGGGTTCCCCGCTTCCTCTCCCGGCGGCATCTGGCACGCCGGCCGCCTGCGCGGTCCGACCGCCGAGGGCTGGGTGCAGCTCTCCGGTGCCCACCGGCAGGACGTCCCCGTGGACAAGGGCTTCAGCGGCAGCCCCGTCTGGGACGAGCAGACCGGGGCCGTGGTCGGGATGGTCGTGGCCGCCCAGCTCTCCGGCGCCCGCCAGAGCTTTATGATCCCCACCCGGACCCTGATCGCGGAGATCCCGGCACTCGAACCCGTCCTCAGCCCAGTCTCCCCGTTCCGTGGCCTCGCCGCGTACCGGGAGGCGGACGCGGATGTGTACTTCGGCCGGGACGCCGAGGCCGCGGACGTCACCGCCCTCCTGGATTCCGGCACCCGGCCCTGCGTGGCCCTGGTCGGGCCCTCCGGCTGCGGGAAGTCCTCCCTCGCCCTGGCCGGGGTATCGCCGCGGCTCCGCGCCCGGGGCCACGAGGTGCTGGTGGTGCGGGCCGCCGAGGGCCTCCCCGTACGCACCGCCCTCGCGGCGGAGCTGGCCCGGCTGACCCGGCCGCCACGGGGCACCGGCCCGGAGCCGCAGACCGGTCCGGAACCGGGCGTCGGTCCGACGGAACTGCGGGAGCTGGAGGAATCCCTGGCCCGCCACGGCCTGGCGGTCGCCGCCCGCCTCGCCCTGGGCGACCACGCCGATCGGCTGCTCGTCGTACTCGACCAGGCCGAGGCCATGCTCGCGGACCCCGGCCGCACGGACGACGACACCGCGGGGCTGCTCTTCCCCGAGCCGCATCCCCCAGGGCTCCGGGTACTCCTCACGCTCCGGGCCGACTTCCTGGAGACGGCCCTGGCGCACCCGGTCCTGGGCCCCGCCCTGGACCGGGCCGCCGTCCGGCCGTTGCTGCCCATGAGCCGTGCCCAGATGTCCGAGGTGATCCTGCGCCCGCTGTCCCGCACTCCCGGCCTGTCGTACGACCCGGGCCTGGTCGGCCGGATGCTGGACGACGCCGGTGCCGAGCCCGGGGCCCTGCCGCTGCTGGGCTTCGTCCTGGCCCGGCTCTGGGACGAACAGGCCCTGGGGCGGCTGAGGTTCGACTCCTACGAGGAGATCGGCGGGGTCCGGGGAGCCCTGGGCCGCCACGCGGAGGCCGCCTGGCGGGACTGTGTCGAGGAGGCCGAGCGGGACGAGGCCCTGCGCCTGCTCACGGCGCTGGTCCGGTTCCTGCCGGGGAGCGAGGCCCCGCTGCGCGGGGTACTGACCCGGGCCGATGCGGGGGAGGAACGGTGGCGGATCGCCGGCCGGCTCGCGGAGCGGCGGATCCTGGTCGTCGGCGGGGACCCGGAGCGCGGTCAGAGCGTCGAGCTGGCCCACGAAGCGCTGATCGGCGCCTGGCCCACCCTGGCCCACCAGGTGGCGCAGGACCGGGAGTTCCTCATCTGGCGCGCGGGCTTCCGGCGCGACCTCGACCGCTGGCACGAGCTGGACCGGGCCCATGACCAGCTCCTGACGGGGGTGCCGCTCGACGACGCCGTCGCCCACACCCGGACCCGAGGCGATGAACTCACGGCAGAAGAGCGGGAGTTCCTCGAGGCGAGCCTGGAGCGCCGCGCTCTGGAGGCCTCGCACGCGGTGCGGCGCAGGAAGATCAATCAGATGGCCCTCGCCGTCCTGAGCATCCTGCTGGTCATCGCCGTCCTCGCCTCCTGGCTGCTCTACGGGGCGAACGGCAAGCTCGACGAGGACCTGCGGCGCGCCGCCTCCCCGCAGCTCGCACAGCTGGCGGGGCGGCTCGACGACGTATCGCTCACCGCATCGGCTCTGATGAGCGCCGCCGCCTACCGCACGGCTCCCGGGCCCGAGGCGGAAGCGGCCCTGTTCGAGCAGTACGTCCGCATGCGGCACGTGGAACAGATCGCGCTGGAGGGCAGGGGCGCAGTACGGGACGCGGCCCTCAGCGCAGACGGCAGCCGGGTCACCATAGGTCTGCACGACGGCGATGTACTGAGGGCCGACCTCGGCACGGGAGCGCCACGTCTCTCCCAGATCCGGACCGGAACCGCCCGTCTGTCCACGGCCTCACCCGACGGCCGCACCGTCGCCGGCTCCAATCCCATCGGCCTCATCACCACGGGCGTCCAAGCGGCCGACGGCAGCTGGCGGACCGTGAAGCTGCGTACCGCGGAGCAGGCTCAGCACAACGCCCGGGCAGCCACCGACCTCCGCTTCGACGACTCGGGGCGCAGGGTGCTCACCGCCGTCCCCGGAGAAGGGGTCTCGGTGTGGGAGGCGGCCGAGGGAAACCGGATCGGCGGAATCCTTGCACCGCCCGCCGGCTGGAACGTCCTGCACGCCTGGTTCGGGCCGGGCGGCGACACCGTGGTCGGCCGGATCGTCCCGGAGGGCGCTGCCGCCGGGGCGAACGGCAGGCTGGCGCGCTGGCAGCTCTCCGACGGCCGCCGCGACGACCAGACCTGGGGCACCCAGGAGACCGGCCCGGTCTCGGTCAGCGGGGACGGTTCCACGCTCGTCCGGTGCACTGCCGACGGGGTACTGCAGGCCTGGGACCTGACCGGGCAGCCGAAGGTGAAGAAGCAGTACAGCATCAGTCAGCTGGGCCTGGTCTGCCCGCTCTATGTGCCCCGGCTCGACCGCACCGGCCGCTTCCTGCTCAATCCCGCGCAGCGGTTCGGGGCGACTCTGGGCCGGTACCGGTTCCTGGTGATGGACCTTCAGGAAGGGCTGCCCGCCACGCTGGACCTGCCCGCCGCCGCGCAGCAGGACGAGGTCATCGCCGGTTCCGCCGAGCTGCCGGCCATCAGTCTCGCCGGACCGCCCGACGCCATGAAGGTGGCGGTCGAGGTCGGGGCCACCGTGGTCGTCGCCAAGGTGCCCAGGCCGACCGGCTTCGACAGTGCCATGCTCACCAGCCTGATCCGGACCATGGACGCGGACCACGGCCGGGTTGCCAGTATCGATGCGGACGGCAAGACCCTGCGCCTGTGGGACCTCGCATCGCGCCGCCAGCTCGCCGCGCTGTACCCCTCGGCCCCGCTCGCGCGGAACCATCCGCTGTTCAGCCCGGACGGAAAGCGGCTGCTGACCGTCACGGCGGACGGTCTCGGGGTGCTGGTCTGGGACCTGAACGCGGCGGGCGGCGGCCCCGCACTCGCCGAGGTCCGCCGCCTGAAGCTGCCCGCGCCCCCGGGCATCGATCCGGCCCGCGCCGATCCCCGTACCGGCCGCACCCCGGCCGGGGTCAACGTCTGGTTCGACGGTGACGACCACGCCGTGGTCTCGGCCGTCTCCTATGTGTCCCGCTGGGACCTCCGGTCCGGCGCACGGGCGGGCAAGACGTACCAGCCGCCGGTCCAGGAGCTGGTGGACATCTCGACGCGGGCGGCTACCGTCTTCGCTTCGGCCCGCACGGGTCACGAACAGGCGGCGGTGCGCACCGGGGGAGACGAGATCCAGATCTGGGACTTCAAGGAGGGCAAGGTGGTCGACACCTTCACCTCCGACCAGGGCGTGCCCCGGCAGATGGCCTTCGACCAGACCGGCCGGCAGCTGGCCGTGGTCACGACCTCCGGCGCACTCAGGGTCCGGGACATGGACCGGAAGAAGTGGAAGACCCTGGCCTATCAGGGTGTCCAGTGGCTGAACGGTTTCCCCAGTCCGGACCGGCTGAGCACGGTGGCCACGGCCAACTCCTTCACCTTCTGGGATGTGAAGCGGGGCAAGGAGCTGTTCCACTTCACCCCCGGATACGGGGCCGCGGGCGACTGGTCGGCGGACGGCAGCCGGCTCGCCTGGTCGGAGGGTTCGGCCGTGGAGGTGCTGCTGCTGGACCCGGAGATCTGGCGGAAGCGTGCCTGCGACCTGGCCGCCCGTGCACTGACCGAGGGCGAACGCCGACTGCTTCCCGCGGGCAGCCGCACGGATGCCTGCGGGAAGCTGAAGAAGTGA
- a CDS encoding vWA domain-containing protein, producing MSGNQNYINHVALVLDASSSMSHLSGKVVEVADQQIAYLARRSQELDQETRVTVYVFADQVECVIYDKDVLRMPSLKQLYRVGGMTALLAATLTSQRELAQTAQLYGDHSFLTFVLTDGQENASHRCPDAPSRNPRELVQAVASLIETQEDNWTLAVLVPDQMGKREAMQCGFPKDNVAIWNATSTQGLEEAGQVIQEATEKFMVGRTKGIRGSRAVFSTGADAVNENTIKAAGLTPANPSDYQLIPVAREAAIRDWVIECGHTYRTGGAFYQLSKSEKIQARKQIAVLEKKTDRVYTGPEARALLGLPDSEVRIKPDHNDGFTIFVQSTSVNRKLVPNTRLLLMS from the coding sequence ATGTCCGGAAACCAGAACTACATCAATCACGTTGCTCTTGTGCTGGATGCCAGTTCGTCCATGTCACATCTGAGCGGCAAGGTCGTCGAAGTGGCCGACCAGCAGATTGCCTATCTGGCCCGCCGATCGCAGGAACTCGACCAGGAAACGCGCGTCACGGTGTACGTGTTCGCGGACCAGGTGGAGTGCGTCATCTACGACAAGGACGTGCTGCGGATGCCGTCCCTGAAGCAGCTGTACCGGGTCGGCGGAATGACGGCACTGCTGGCGGCCACGCTCACGTCGCAGCGGGAACTGGCGCAGACGGCCCAGCTGTACGGCGACCACAGCTTCCTGACGTTCGTGCTGACCGACGGACAGGAGAACGCAAGTCACCGCTGCCCGGACGCCCCCAGCAGGAACCCGCGTGAACTGGTGCAGGCCGTCGCCTCGTTGATCGAGACCCAGGAGGACAACTGGACCCTGGCCGTGCTGGTGCCGGACCAGATGGGCAAGCGCGAGGCCATGCAGTGCGGTTTCCCGAAGGACAATGTGGCCATCTGGAACGCCACCAGCACCCAGGGGCTGGAGGAGGCCGGGCAGGTCATCCAGGAAGCCACCGAGAAATTCATGGTGGGCCGCACCAAGGGTATTCGGGGATCGCGGGCGGTGTTCTCCACCGGTGCGGATGCGGTCAACGAAAACACCATCAAGGCAGCCGGCCTCACCCCGGCGAATCCGTCGGATTACCAGCTGATTCCGGTGGCGCGCGAGGCGGCGATCCGGGACTGGGTCATCGAATGCGGGCACACTTATCGCACCGGTGGCGCGTTCTACCAATTGAGCAAGTCGGAGAAGATCCAGGCGCGGAAGCAGATTGCGGTGCTGGAGAAGAAGACGGACCGGGTGTACACGGGGCCGGAGGCCCGCGCCCTGCTCGGCCTGCCGGACAGCGAGGTGCGCATCAAGCCGGACCACAACGACGGGTTCACGATCTTCGTGCAGAGCACCAGCGTGAACCGGAAGCTGGTGCCGAACACCCGGCTGCTGCTGATGAGCTGA